The following coding sequences are from one Bradyrhizobium sp. WSM471 window:
- a CDS encoding (2Fe-2S)-binding protein, which produces MSTVKLTVNGKAVAVDVEDRTLLVQLLRDHLNLTGTHVGCDTSQCGACVVHMDGKAVKSCTMLAGQADGASITTIEGIAKGDELHPMQAAFRDNHGLQCGYCTPGMIMSAIDIVHRYGGQLDEATVRHELEGNICRCTGYHNIVKAVLDAASRMKVSQAAE; this is translated from the coding sequence GTGTCTACAGTCAAACTGACGGTGAACGGCAAGGCTGTTGCCGTCGACGTCGAGGACCGCACGCTGCTGGTTCAGCTGCTGCGCGACCACCTCAACCTCACCGGAACCCATGTCGGTTGCGACACCAGCCAGTGCGGTGCCTGCGTCGTTCATATGGACGGCAAGGCGGTCAAATCCTGTACCATGCTGGCCGGCCAGGCCGACGGCGCCAGCATCACCACGATCGAAGGCATCGCCAAGGGTGACGAGCTGCACCCGATGCAGGCCGCCTTCCGCGACAATCACGGCCTGCAGTGCGGTTATTGCACGCCGGGCATGATCATGTCGGCGATCGACATCGTGCACCGCTATGGTGGCCAGCTCGACGAGGCCACCGTCCGCCACGAGCTCGAGGGCAACATCTGCCGCTGCACCGGCTACCACAACATCGTCAAAGCCGTGCTGGACGCGGCAAGCCGCATGAAGGTCTCGCAGGCAGCCGAGTAA